A single Drosophila miranda strain MSH22 chromosome XR, D.miranda_PacBio2.1, whole genome shotgun sequence DNA region contains:
- the LOC117186841 gene encoding 60S acidic ribosomal protein P2: protein MRYVAAYLLAVIGGKEAPANADLEKILSSVGIEVDTERLSKVIKELDGKSIEDLIKEGRDKLSSMPVGGGAVSAAPSAGTPAAPAGGDKKEASKDEKKEDSESEDDDMGFALFE, encoded by the coding sequence ATGCGTTACGTGGCTGCATACTTGTTGGCTGTTATCGGCGGAAAGGAAGCCCCCGCTAATGCAGACCTTGAGAAAATTCTCAGCTCTGTCGGTATTGAGGTGGATACTGAACGTCTTTCAAAGGTGATTAAGGAACTCGATGGCAAAAGTATTGAAGATCTGATCAAGGAAGGACGTGACAAGCTGTCTTCGATGCCAGTCGGCGGCGGGGCTGTATCTGCTGCTCCGTCCGCTGGCACTCCAGCAGCTCCAGCTGGTGGGGACAAAAAAGAAGCTAGCAAAGATGAGAAGAAGGAAGATTCCGAGTCTGAGGATGACGACATGGGTTTCGCTCTCTTCGAGTAA
- the LOC117186839 gene encoding uncharacterized protein LOC117186839, with protein sequence MLHSFYLPPQKAIARVLTLIQCPCMRTKVTYTHSDNVIRQSKILEKFFGNRLTGSKKRWYPLENNNAVSCSGIQQPSFVFQGSSFGKFSPYTKKHNTRRISVLNKLFMTKITDMLSTGAAVQSIVGLGLHVTRVKISSDFSHINVYWLGRTDENEGGALETELWRYSSQLQHELTQLRLMGKMPRIKFVRDKTANNLYQLCGILSNLNLNTHLLTKKCMDYSERQKVLSTYMPWPKMRQNVLELNHTRIVDKIICKIRKLKEAWVDHLQY encoded by the coding sequence ATGTTACACTCATTTTATTTACCGCCACAAAAGGCCATCGCAAGAGTCTTAACTCTGATTCAATGTCCATGTATGCGAACTAAAGTCACCTACACACACTCCGATAATGTGATACGCCAGAGCAAAATTCTAGAAAAATTTTTCGGAAATCGCTTGACGGGCAGTAAGAAGCGCTGGTATCCGTTGGAGAATAATAATGCTGTCAGCTGTAGCGGTATTCAGCAACCGAGCTTTGTTTTTCAAGGCTCTTCATTTGGAAAGTTTTCCCCGTATACCAAAAAGCACAACACCCGTCGTATATCCGTGTTAAACAAGTTGTTCATGACAAAAATCACAGACATGTTATCCACTGGAGCGGCAGTCCAATCGATTGTAGGACTAGGTCTGCATGTTACCCGTGTGAAGATTTCAAGCGACTTCTCCCATATTAATGTATATTGGCTGGGCCGCACAGATGAGAATGAAGGAGGTGCTCTCGAAACAGAGCTGTGGCGCTATAGCAGTCAACTCCAACATGAGCTCACACAACTGCGTCTTATGGGTAAAATGCCCCGTATAAAATTTGTTCGCGACAAGACGGCTAACAATCTTTATCAACTGTGCGGTATCCTCTCAAATCTAAACTTAAATACACACTTATTAACAAAAAAGTGTATGGACTATTCGGAGAGACAGAAAGTTTTATCAACGTACATGCCTTGGCCCAAAATGCGCCAAAATGTTCTTGAGCTTAACCATACCCGTATTGTTGACAAGATCATATGCAAAATACGCAAGCTTAAAGAAGCCTGGGTAGATCATCTTCAATATTAA
- the LOC117186840 gene encoding uncharacterized protein LOC117186840, giving the protein MVPRSSGSYLMKKNTSQLHSSTRVIFCNMEDVNIVIYRMVQEEAYSEEMALLRQGSIFQHQLTEIVDNEMRQLYHISGLRAGVRDIAKTCQRCRNKGGLPEAPEMGSYHQRGWQSTNCHSQTEVSTNLDHWK; this is encoded by the exons ATGGTTCCCCGGTCCTCCGGTTCCTATTTGATGAAGAAGAATACTAGCCAACTGCACAGCTCAACTCGAGTAATCTTTTGCAACATGGAAGATGTCAACATCGTTATATACCGGATGGTCCAAGAAGAGGCTTACTCTGAAGAAATGGCTCTTCTACGACAAGGAAGCATC TTTCAGCATCAGCTTACTGAGATCGTCGACAACGAGATGAGACAATTGTACCACATATCAGGACTGCGAGCAGGAGTTCGCGACATAGCGAAAACCTGCCAAAGATGTCGCAATAAAGGAGGGCTTCCAGAGGCACCGGAGATGGGAAGCTACCACCAGAGAGGCTGGCAATCAACGAATTGCCATTCACAAACAGAGGTATCGACTAATTTGGACCACTGGAAGTAA
- the LOC117186842 gene encoding uncharacterized protein LOC117186842, with protein MEDVNIVIYRMVQEEAYSEEMALLRQGSIFQHQLTEIVDNEMRQLYHISGLRAGVRDIAKTCQRCRNKGGLPEATEMGSYHQRGWQSTNCHSQTEVSTNLDHWK; from the exons ATGGAAGATGTCAACATCGTTATATACCGGATGGTCCAAGAAGAGGCTTACTCTGAAGAAATGGCTCTTCTACGACAAGGAAGCATC TTTCAGCATCAGCTTACTGAGATCGTCGACAACGAGATGAGACAATTGTACCACATATCAGGACTGCGAGCAGGAGTTCGCGACATAGCGAAAACCTGCCAAAGATGTCGCAATAAAGGAGGGCTTCCAGAGGCAACGGAGATGGGAAGCTACCACCAGAGAGGCTGGCAATCAACGAATTGCCATTCACAAACAGAGGTATCGACTAATTTGGACCACTGGAAGTAA